The window GTACGAGTATgacaccgacgacgacgcagacggcATCTCCGAGTCTGAACCGGAACGCATCCCGCGCGGACGGATACCGACGAAGCGGACAGCGGTGGCGAGCTCGTGCGGACGATACTACGGCGCTGCGGACGCATGCGAGcccatcgacgaggtcgccgagaCCGGGCCGGGCCGGAGCAGAGTGCCGAGGCGGTGGCGGGAACGAAGGATGAGCAAAGCCCGGTTCGCGTCGACGCGTAGACTTGTAATCGAGCCGGTGCCAGAGGATGTCGAGGAGGGACACGCCGGGGAAGCGGAATGATAGTGCGCCGGATCGCCTGTCGAGTTGGCACGGCCCATGAATTGGCCCTGGAGCCGTTTGTTGACCTCCATATCGATTTTGATCATGTACGGGGAGAAGCGTGGACGCTGTCAGGCATGAAGTGACGCACTTGAACGAGGTCCAAGTGGACAAGAGGAAGTTTTATACCCATCTGATGGAACCGAGGTTCCCAAGTTTAGCCTGAAAATGAATTTGAGCCCGCCCTTTTGCGTTGCTGCCAGTTGCTTGCGGAATACTTTCGAGTGCGAGACTGGGAATGGAAGACGTCACCACTGCTCTCGTTTGCTCGCCTGTGGCGTCTCTCGGAGAGTACTCCAGGGGCTGTCTCAACTCGTTCATCTGACAATCCATCCTGCTCCTTCGAACAGGATTCATACGGACTGCCATGCAAGCGTGATGTTTTCCCAAAGTCGTGGGCTTGCCACCGCCGATGTAGTTGCTGCGGGTGTTGCGGTCGTCAGGGAACTTGGTGCAAGCGGCCTGCCTCTCGTTGGCTTGTGTATAGATCTACAACGACGCTTTAGCGATGATTTCCAGCAGGGTCGCAGCCATGTCCGAATAGATAGATGGAGCATCACTCTCCAAGCACGCAGGGGTGGCAGCTGCGGCACCACCCTGGCTGTTGTGATGATTCAGACGGTAAGAGCAGGTGGCTCGAGACTAACCTTGGCTCTAGCGGCCTTGCTTCTTGATGGTGGTGAAAAGATGCAAGCAGACGAGAACGAGTCTCTGATTGCGAAAAGCTTCCTGGCCACTGTATGAGGCAATAGCATCAACCGTGCTTCAAGTCGAGCTGTTACCGTGGCTCCCGCATTGCGTTAACTGGGATGCCAGCCGCGTGCTGACAGGCACAGTATTGTAACGGCCCAGCTCCTCGATGCCATTTCTGGAATGCGAAATCTTGAGCTATCGGTCAAGATCATTCTTCGAACTGTCTGGGAAAAGAGAGGATTTTACCATGAGCGGTGCAGATTGCGAGAATGTTTGCTCTCAGCGTAGGCAGCTACGTCCCAACGCCGCACCTGCCAGGTCACCCGCTGACGCAAATTTCCCAGTATCATGGGTTTGCTGCCGACATCGGACGGATCCTGAAAATTTTATctacggcgaggaagagaaTTTTTCTCGGGCGTATCGATGGGTGTTCTGCAATATTTTGTGTCGTCGGTTTTGTCATTGTCGTCTatttgtgcatgtactgtatacagTGCGTGCGCCGAACATGTTGCCATGGAATGATCAAGTTCCCGTAACGTGCGATCGACTGTACCAAAGACCATCGTGAAAAACGTGACGAATTTGTAAATTGATGAGGAATAATTCCAGAAACTGCCATGATAAGATTCTGTCGATATATGAATGTCAAAGTAGTGAAGGTTCATTCGATACCAATCGGAGGCTCGTTCAACTTTGGTGATATCCATCCATGCGTTGCAGTGCCGAGGCCGCCCCTGGATACCTACGCCGGCTAGTAGGTAATAGCTATGTACCTAGCTTAAGGAcgacttgcaagtacttaatgTAGTGGTAGAcgctactgtaggtacttcCCCATGCGGAGTTAAGCAGGTGTATCTGGCGGAGTTCCAGGAACATACAGTGCCTACTAACTTGCTTTAGTGCCTGTACTttagagtacggagcgctgtTTATGGCAACTTCAATACTCGATGGTGCCCGTGGTGGGGCTGCCTCTCAGCCtctgctgtactccgtactccgtacggagtacttggatgGGAATTAATATTAGACTAAACGTCGTTTTGATATCCTGAACTTCTCTCCAGCAATAACTCTGATTCTCGCCATAATTCAACAAAGCAACCTCACACCTCATCCGTCACCAGTCGTCGCACCGCATAAGACACTTGTATAATCACCATTTCTTAGCCCATAGACATACATCGCAAACGATAACTCGCCCTACGAAGCAAAGACTTGCCCTTGCCAACGAGGCCACCTCGGTCAGCTCCCTCCAACCAGCACAGGGTCGACAAGGATCGAGCCTCGTCACGACAGACACGCGGGCGtcatggcctcctcgacgtcgaccgcggaggccctcgtcgccaatGGTGCCGCTCCCCCGCGAGTCGGCCCCCATCCCGGCTTCATCTCGAGCTCCAACCAGTACAGCTCCGAGATCAAGCTGCGACGCATGCTCAAGGACAACGGCTGCGACCCCGCGCGGGAGGATAACTACTGCCTGCAGGGCGTCCAGCTCATTGAAAACGTCAGGGATCATCTCCAGCTGTAGGCGCCCCATCGACGCGTCCTGCCCGTCCATGGCCATTCCCGGTTCCAACAAGCTGACGCGTGCAGGCCCGTACGGACCTTTGACACCGCCTGCACCTACTTTCACAAGTTTCGCCTCAACTTTCGCGATGCCGAATACAACTACCAAgacgccgctctcgcctcCCTCTTCGTCGCCTGCAAGGTCGACGATACCATCAAAAAGTCGAGAGACATACTCGCAGCCGCCTACAACATCAAGAACCCCGACAAGCCGCTGCCCCCGGATGACAAGGTACGCCCATGGCCCGTCGTTTCCTTTCGCGCATGCATTCGTCGTCGTACATCCGCACGCGTCGGTCGTGCTCACGTCGTGGTCGCACTCATAGATCTTTGAGTCACCCGGAAAAGTCATCATCGGTCTCGAGCGGCTCATCCTCGAGACCATCGGCTTCGACTTTCGCACCCGCTATCCACAGAAGCTCCTCGTCAAGGTCGTCCGTCGTCTGCTTGGCCGGTCCTCTGCCCAAGCCcgcgccttcttcgccgccgcctacgCCATGTGCATCGACATGTACAAGAGCTTCATACCCATCAAGCGCACCACCTTCACCatggtcatggccgtcgtcgagctgacgGCCCGCATGCGCGCTTCCATGCCCGATACCCCGCCCGACCTTGTCGACAGCATTCGTCGGTTCGCCGACGGtcacgccgccggctgccgcCACGCCATCTGCGAGACCATGCTCGATCTGCTCGATCTCTACGTCCAGCACCACCGCTCCACCAAGGTCGGCGCCCTCTTCGACCTCAACTCTTTCATCGACATCAAGATACAGCTCAACATGgaactcgacgacgccgcggcgCCCCGTTACCTCTTTCACTGCTCGCGCTgcgaggtcgccgaggccaaccCGCTGACGCCCATCTCCGCCACCCCaccggcggccgcggcggggaGCAGCCCGGGGCGCGGAACGGCGTGGCCGCCCGACGCGACGGTACGGCGCACCGCCCGCGGCCAGGACGGCACCATGCGCTTCGTCTTCGAACCCGAatcggccaagaaggagCAGGAGACGGTCGGCTCCTATTTCCGCGAGGAAtttgacgaggtcgaggtcgaggtcgaggagccgATGCCCCCGCCCCTGGAAAGGGACGGCGCGGGcaacggtggcggcggcggcgtcggcggcggcgggagaggAGGGTACCGCGGGAGCCACAGAGAGAGGGGGGACCATAGGTGGTCGGGACCGTATGGCGGTTACCGAGGGGACAGGAGTTAccgagggagagggagatATCACTGACGGGGTCAGTCGGTCACGGCCGCCTCCATCAATGTCACTTGGGTCAAGGGCTGACACGACATGGGCGAGCGTAAAGCGCCTTGGTTTGTCCGTCATTCGCCTATGCTTCTCATGCGCCCCCGCCCACGCCTTTCctcgcgccctcgtcggccctcgACCCGTTGTCGACCCTCGACTCTCCACTGGCCTTTTGGCAAGCGCTCACTCCTTTGTGTCCACGGGCTTCccatccttggcctcggcctgcgccTGTTCCAAGATGTCTTCCCCGGCGGGGCCGCTGCATCGCAGGCCCTCCATcaaggtgccgtcgccgccgtcgccgtcgccgccgtcgccgtcgactcgtcTCTCCAACTTGGCGGCGCCcgagacgccgtcggcgctgcgCAAGCTGCTGGCCCTGCTTATGTTGGTGCTTGCCGGCGACTGCGCGCGCAGGCCGAGGTCCTTctcgcccgtctcgtcgccggcgctgtCGCCCTTCCAGTCGGCGGGCGGGAGCTGCGGTACGGGTGCGCCCTCGGGCGGTTCGGGAATGTCCTCGCCGGGTGAGGCAACGCgccagacgacggcgaggcggtcCAGGGCGCGGGACCCCTTGCGGCTCGACCCCTTGATGCCATCCATGGCGTCCCACTCGATGGTGAAGACGCCGCTGTCGCTGGCCGCGCCGTTCTGCTCAGGACCGTCGCCTTCGAAAAAGGCGTTGAACCAGACGTGGGCAACGGCCGAAACCATGGTGAGACCCATGCTCTTGTGCGTCCTGTTGCGCCTCTCCACCGAGATGTTGACGTCGCTGTTGGGCACGAGGATGGGCTCGCTCGGGCGCAGGATGACGGCCATGCCGCccgcctcgtgctcgtcgctgtcgtcgtcggcggacgTGCCGCCGGACGACGGGAGCTGGttcgcgtcgacggctgccgcCTTGGCTCGCCGCTTCTCCCCCTTGGCGGCCGCCTTCTGGAGCAGGTCGGCGCCCTTGCGCACAAACTTGTCCTTGGTGCTCTCGCCGGGGGTTGGGGCCCGGTCCGgcgtggccggcggcgttgccgtgcctgggccgtcggctgcgtcggcgagctcgacggcgtcgggaaCCTTGTCTCCGGTGGCGGGGTAGCCGGCAAGCTCCCACATGAGGTCACtcaagccgccgccggggggCGCGCCTccctggacgacgacgcgctcCTCCTTGGA of the Drechmeria coniospora strain ARSEF 6962 chromosome 01, whole genome shotgun sequence genome contains:
- a CDS encoding C-type cyclin; the encoded protein is MASSTSTAEALVANGAAPPRVGPHPGFISSSNQYSSEIKLRRMLKDNGCDPAREDNYCLQGVQLIENVRDHLQLPVRTFDTACTYFHKFRLNFRDAEYNYQDAALASLFVACKVDDTIKKSRDILAAAYNIKNPDKPLPPDDKIFESPGKVIIGLERLILETIGFDFRTRYPQKLLVKVVRRLLGRSSAQARAFFAAAYAMCIDMYKSFIPIKRTTFTMVMAVVELTARMRASMPDTPPDLVDSIRRFADGHAAGCRHAICETMLDLLDLYVQHHRSTKVGALFDLNSFIDIKIQLNMELDDAAAPRYLFHCSRCEVAEANPLTPISATPPAAAAGSSPGRGTAWPPDATVRRTARGQDGTMRFVFEPESAKKEQETVGSYFREEFDEVEVEVEEPMPPPLERDGAGNGGGGGVGGGGRGGYRGSHRERGDHRWSGPYGGYRGDRSYRGRGRYH